The following proteins are co-located in the Billgrantia tianxiuensis genome:
- the nudC gene encoding NAD(+) diphosphatase, translated as MLRRELPLEASHGRLIRVAAGRIAPGLDDSPLQPEQPWPESVQPLAYWHDEPIALSVEEQAGEDWPDGRQWLSRLPESWFPLISTALQVAAWLRDHRYCGRCGAPASRLDAEFAMHCEQCGHRNYPRISPCIITLVTHGDAMLLARSPRFPPGRYSTLAGFIEPGESAEEAVHREVYEEVGVSVGRIRYYRSQAWPFPHALMLGFFAEAASRRIRIDGIEIADAAWFLPSRLPQLPPPYSISRALIETHLAEVANGAGQTGRLK; from the coding sequence ATGCTGCGCCGTGAGCTGCCGCTCGAAGCCAGCCATGGGCGACTGATTCGGGTCGCGGCCGGACGAATCGCGCCTGGGCTCGACGACAGTCCGCTACAGCCAGAGCAACCTTGGCCGGAGAGTGTCCAGCCGCTGGCCTACTGGCATGACGAACCGATCGCGCTATCGGTGGAAGAGCAGGCAGGGGAAGACTGGCCTGACGGCCGCCAATGGCTTTCCCGCCTTCCCGAGTCCTGGTTCCCGCTGATCTCCACTGCCTTGCAGGTAGCGGCTTGGCTGCGCGACCACCGCTACTGCGGCCGCTGCGGGGCGCCCGCATCGCGACTCGACGCCGAGTTCGCCATGCACTGCGAGCAGTGCGGACATCGTAACTATCCCCGCATATCGCCCTGCATCATCACCTTGGTCACCCATGGCGATGCCATGCTGCTGGCCCGCAGCCCACGCTTTCCTCCTGGGCGCTACTCCACCCTGGCGGGCTTCATCGAGCCTGGCGAGTCCGCCGAGGAGGCCGTGCACCGCGAGGTATACGAGGAAGTGGGAGTCAGCGTGGGGCGGATTCGCTATTACCGTAGCCAGGCCTGGCCCTTTCCCCACGCGCTGATGCTAGGCTTCTTTGCCGAAGCTGCAAGCCGCCGCATACGCATCGACGGTATCGAGATCGCTGATGCCGCTTGGTTCCTGCCGAGCCGGCTGCCGCAATTACCACCCCCGTACTCCATCTCGCGGGCACTGATCGAGACCCATCTTGCCGAAGTGGCAAACGGTGCCGGCCAAACCGGCAGGCTGAAATGA
- a CDS encoding SCP2 sterol-binding domain-containing protein — protein sequence MSTSTLDKLQERFDPQAAQGMDDIFQFHFSDNGSHYLVVKDGTLSIEEGEHDDPSVSLSMSTDTLKGIMTGEVNGMTAFMTGKLKATGNVMLATKLTSLFPNR from the coding sequence ATGTCCACCTCGACCTTAGACAAACTGCAAGAGCGCTTCGACCCCCAGGCTGCCCAGGGCATGGACGACATCTTCCAGTTCCACTTCAGCGATAACGGCAGTCACTACCTGGTGGTGAAGGATGGCACCCTGTCGATCGAGGAAGGCGAGCATGACGATCCATCCGTATCGCTCTCGATGAGCACCGATACGCTGAAGGGCATCATGACTGGCGAGGTCAATGGTATGACGGCCTTCATGACCGGCAAGCTGAAGGCCACTGGCAACGTGATGCTGGCCACCAAGCTGACGAGCCTGTTCCCGAACCGCTGA
- the sohB gene encoding protease SohB has product MNEWLMDMGRFVVQMSILTLLVMVVVLVIAKVRNEAGERVRLRVEELNGRLEYRRRRLALAASEPSARKRLAKAFRRDDKSRSRAGRKQENEPRGTVWVLDFHGDLKAAGVGRLAEEISAVTAAAAEGDEVVIRLESAGGLVHAYGLGAAQVDRLREAGLTTTVCVDKVAASGGYLMACAADHLRAAPFAVLGSIGVVAQLPNVHRLLKRHDIDVELLTAGEYKRTLTVFGENTEEGREKFQSDLEHIHELFKRHVAQRRPGLDIEAVATGEVWYGHDALDRGLVDALGTSEAYLVARMNEARVVSVRLEARQPIGKRLGVAVREAVEGGAERLLERLDASRWEKR; this is encoded by the coding sequence GTGAATGAATGGCTGATGGATATGGGGCGTTTCGTCGTACAGATGTCGATCCTGACGCTACTGGTCATGGTGGTGGTGTTGGTGATCGCCAAGGTCAGGAACGAGGCGGGGGAGCGGGTTCGGCTCAGGGTGGAGGAATTGAACGGCCGCCTCGAGTACCGCCGCCGGCGCCTGGCCCTGGCGGCCAGCGAGCCGAGTGCCCGCAAGCGCCTTGCCAAGGCCTTTCGGCGTGACGACAAGAGCCGCTCCCGTGCCGGCCGCAAGCAGGAAAACGAACCTCGTGGCACGGTATGGGTGCTGGACTTCCATGGCGATCTCAAGGCCGCGGGGGTGGGGCGGCTCGCCGAAGAGATCTCAGCCGTGACGGCAGCAGCGGCAGAGGGCGACGAAGTCGTGATTCGCCTGGAGTCGGCCGGCGGTCTGGTACACGCTTACGGCCTCGGTGCGGCGCAGGTCGATCGACTGCGCGAGGCGGGTCTCACCACTACGGTATGCGTGGACAAGGTCGCTGCCAGCGGTGGCTACCTGATGGCGTGCGCCGCTGACCATCTGCGAGCCGCACCGTTCGCCGTTCTCGGCTCCATCGGTGTCGTCGCCCAACTGCCCAACGTGCATCGCCTGCTCAAGCGCCACGATATCGATGTCGAACTGCTCACGGCGGGGGAGTACAAGCGGACTCTGACCGTATTCGGCGAAAACACCGAGGAGGGACGTGAAAAATTCCAGTCGGATCTCGAGCACATTCACGAACTATTCAAACGCCATGTCGCCCAGCGCCGCCCAGGACTCGATATCGAAGCGGTCGCGACAGGGGAAGTGTGGTATGGACACGATGCGCTCGACAGAGGGCTGGTGGATGCCCTTGGTACCAGCGAAGCCTATCTGGTGGCACGCATGAACGAGGCGCGAGTCGTGAGCGTGCGTCTCGAGGCGCGCCAGCCGATCGGGAAACGGCTAGGCGTGGCAGTTAGAGAAGCCGTCGAGGGTGGTGCCGAGCGATTGCTGGAACGACTCGATGCGAGCCGCTGGGAAAAACGCTGA
- a CDS encoding ArsR/SmtB family transcription factor, which yields MSTSHNAASRLLQAGHPAIDQATALLKALANDNRLRILCLLDGSELSVTELNQRLALSQSALSQHLAILRREGLVSTRRASQTIYYSLQGEQARQMIDTLVRLQDA from the coding sequence ATGAGCACCTCGCATAACGCTGCATCCCGCCTGCTTCAAGCCGGCCACCCGGCCATTGATCAAGCCACTGCCTTGCTGAAGGCGCTGGCGAACGACAATCGACTGCGTATTCTCTGCTTGCTCGATGGCTCCGAACTGTCGGTGACCGAACTCAACCAGCGGCTGGCCCTGAGCCAGTCGGCGTTGTCGCAACACTTGGCGATTCTGAGACGGGAGGGCCTGGTCTCGACACGCCGCGCTTCGCAAACCATTTACTATTCCCTCCAAGGGGAGCAGGCGCGTCAGATGATCGACACGCTGGTGCGGTTGCAGGATGCGTGA
- a CDS encoding 7-cyano-7-deazaguanine/7-aminomethyl-7-deazaguanine transporter yields MFVLSEAQQRRCLLLLVSFHILVIAASNYLVQLPFTLFGFHTTWGAFSFPFIFLATDLTVRLFGKEPARAIIMRVMLPALLISYVVSVIFPRGSFAGFEALGEWNLFVARIALASFMAYVLGQLLDVQVFDRLRSLRAWWIAPAISTVLGNLADTAAFFAMAFYRSPDPFMAAHWVEIAAVDYAIKLAISLLFFLPLYGLLLAWLSRRLVELTGQQDLAPQRL; encoded by the coding sequence ATGTTCGTCCTGTCGGAAGCGCAGCAGCGTCGCTGCCTGTTGCTGCTGGTGTCGTTCCACATCCTCGTGATTGCGGCCAGCAACTACCTCGTCCAGTTGCCTTTCACCCTGTTCGGGTTCCATACCACCTGGGGAGCGTTCAGTTTTCCCTTCATCTTTCTTGCCACCGACCTGACGGTGCGGCTGTTTGGCAAGGAACCGGCACGCGCCATCATCATGCGGGTAATGCTCCCTGCGTTGCTCATCTCGTATGTCGTCTCGGTGATTTTCCCCCGCGGGAGCTTTGCCGGTTTCGAGGCGCTGGGCGAATGGAACCTGTTCGTGGCCCGCATCGCTCTGGCGAGCTTCATGGCCTATGTGCTGGGCCAACTGCTCGACGTTCAGGTCTTCGACCGCCTGCGCAGCCTGCGGGCCTGGTGGATTGCGCCGGCGATCTCCACCGTGCTGGGCAACCTTGCCGATACCGCAGCATTCTTCGCCATGGCGTTCTATCGCAGCCCCGATCCCTTCATGGCGGCACACTGGGTCGAGATCGCCGCCGTGGACTATGCGATCAAGCTCGCCATCAGCCTGCTGTTTTTCCTGCCGCTCTACGGCCTGTTGCTGGCCTGGCTGAGCCGCAGGCTGGTAGAACTCACCGGGCAGCAGGATCTCGCACCCCAGCGCCTCTGA
- a CDS encoding ABC transporter substrate-binding protein — translation MAKPYRSFSARALAGRIMTLVLLLPTPLLAEPHADLEPLPAPPLQLDTVVKVPPPLHDAETSAPGEDSPVLEIPPLAETPGILERLLPSEPFPASLDDEDQGELPGVPSVVSEPAEPIVPPPTTRLTVTLDWYLNPQHAALLVAREKGMFARRGLEVSLVVPADPSVTTKLLTAGRTDLAVGRQPQLHLLADKGAPLIRVATLVATPVSALVLRDEFVNEKRELSLEGLRIGVTDIDGRDALLASMLAELLGLANGQELVELHDISYSALDAMREQRVDGVLAHHRYLLPRQLADEGVMTRMLPVEEHGLPSHDGLILMANRDQLNGKRDAVRRLVLALEEAALWIVNQPHEAWALLQAAEPALADQTSEEAWGDVFPRLSLQPAAVDHGRYLRFEQFLFEAGVTEAVTPLERLAIDLGTAAP, via the coding sequence ATGGCCAAGCCTTATCGGAGTTTCTCGGCCCGCGCCTTGGCTGGCAGGATCATGACGTTGGTTCTGTTACTGCCAACGCCGCTTCTGGCCGAACCCCATGCGGATCTGGAGCCGCTTCCCGCTCCCCCGTTACAGCTCGATACGGTCGTCAAGGTGCCGCCGCCGCTGCACGACGCCGAGACCTCGGCACCTGGTGAGGATTCGCCGGTGCTCGAAATACCGCCACTCGCGGAAACGCCGGGTATTCTGGAGCGCCTGCTTCCGAGCGAGCCGTTTCCCGCCAGCCTCGATGACGAGGATCAAGGTGAGCTGCCGGGAGTGCCGTCGGTGGTCAGCGAGCCTGCCGAGCCTATCGTGCCGCCCCCTACGACCCGGCTGACCGTAACCCTTGACTGGTATCTCAACCCCCAGCATGCCGCCCTGCTGGTGGCTCGCGAGAAAGGCATGTTTGCGCGCCGGGGTCTTGAGGTGTCGCTGGTCGTGCCGGCAGATCCGAGCGTGACGACCAAGCTGTTGACTGCCGGGCGAACCGATTTGGCGGTGGGGCGACAGCCTCAACTGCACTTGCTGGCTGACAAGGGAGCGCCACTGATACGTGTGGCGACCTTGGTCGCGACTCCCGTTTCCGCCCTGGTGCTGCGCGATGAATTCGTGAATGAGAAGCGCGAGCTCTCGCTCGAGGGGCTGCGTATCGGTGTGACCGACATCGATGGGCGCGATGCCCTGCTGGCCAGCATGCTCGCGGAGTTGCTGGGCTTGGCCAATGGCCAGGAACTGGTAGAGCTGCACGACATCAGCTATTCAGCACTCGATGCCATGCGTGAGCAGCGTGTCGACGGGGTGCTGGCCCATCATCGCTATCTCCTGCCTCGCCAGTTGGCCGACGAGGGTGTGATGACACGCATGCTGCCTGTCGAGGAGCATGGACTGCCATCTCACGACGGCCTCATCCTGATGGCCAATCGTGACCAGCTCAACGGCAAGCGCGACGCCGTACGCCGGCTGGTACTGGCGTTGGAAGAGGCTGCGCTATGGATCGTCAACCAACCCCACGAAGCCTGGGCACTGCTGCAGGCGGCGGAGCCCGCGCTTGCCGATCAGACTAGCGAGGAAGCCTGGGGCGATGTCTTTCCCCGCCTGTCGCTTCAGCCCGCCGCCGTGGACCACGGGCGCTATCTGCGTTTCGAGCAGTTTCTCTTCGAGGCAGGCGTCACCGAAGCCGTTACGCCACTGGAGCGGCTCGCCATCGATCTCGGCACGGCCGCTCCCTGA
- a CDS encoding DUF2795 domain-containing protein, with amino-acid sequence MTRGLGGRSPANITYHLQGVDFPARRDDLVAQAQANDAEAEVMEIVRNLPDQEYESMADVTKGIGEVE; translated from the coding sequence ATGACACGTGGACTAGGTGGCCGTTCACCGGCCAACATCACATACCATCTTCAGGGAGTGGATTTTCCCGCGCGCCGCGATGACCTCGTTGCACAGGCTCAAGCCAATGATGCCGAAGCAGAGGTCATGGAAATCGTTCGCAACCTGCCCGATCAGGAGTACGAGAGCATGGCCGATGTCACCAAGGGCATTGGCGAAGTCGAGTGA
- the nhaD gene encoding sodium:proton antiporter NhaD, which yields MPIGFCHCPRLRSPFRRPGLLLLAVLALLFFSPAALAVTGSLEMTNSTVGFIAVGIFVFAYALVMGEEKLHMRKSKPVLVAAGLIWFMIGWVYVQAGMPDEAEHAFRETLLEFTELMLFLLVAMTYINAMDERRVFDTLRSWMIRKGFSYKQLFWLTGILAFVISPIADNLTTAMLMCAVVTKVAEGDKRFINLCCINIVVAANAGGAFSPFGDITTLMVWQAGIVQFYEFFSLLVPSVVNFIIPAVLMSLFINNRKPEGVYEDVWLKRGARRIVALFLLTVATAVAAHTLLHLPPVLGMMTGLGYLQFFGYYLRRSLPRSLERKRIRYTARGDERKLRQLGSVVPFDVFNRVARAEWDTLLFFYGVVMAVGGLGFLGYLGLLSEALYTGWDATWANITLGLVSAVVDNIPVMFAVLTMQPEMSHGHWLLITLTAGVGGSVLSIGSAAGVALMGQARGNYTFMGHLRWAPVIVLGYAASVATHMWLNAGSFSIMG from the coding sequence ATGCCCATTGGCTTTTGTCATTGCCCTAGGCTCCGGAGCCCCTTCCGGCGGCCAGGTCTTCTGCTGCTCGCTGTTCTTGCCCTACTCTTCTTCAGCCCGGCCGCGCTTGCCGTGACGGGTAGTCTGGAGATGACCAACTCGACCGTCGGCTTCATTGCCGTGGGTATCTTCGTTTTCGCCTATGCGCTGGTCATGGGCGAAGAGAAGCTGCACATGCGCAAGTCCAAGCCGGTGCTGGTCGCGGCTGGTCTGATCTGGTTCATGATCGGCTGGGTCTATGTGCAGGCCGGCATGCCCGACGAGGCCGAGCATGCCTTCCGCGAGACCCTGCTCGAGTTCACCGAGCTGATGCTGTTCCTGCTGGTGGCGATGACCTACATCAACGCCATGGACGAGCGGCGCGTGTTCGATACCCTGCGCTCCTGGATGATCCGCAAGGGATTCAGCTACAAACAGCTGTTCTGGCTGACCGGGATATTGGCGTTCGTGATCTCGCCCATCGCCGACAACCTGACCACCGCCATGCTGATGTGTGCCGTGGTAACCAAGGTGGCCGAGGGCGACAAGCGCTTCATCAACCTGTGCTGTATCAACATCGTAGTTGCCGCGAATGCCGGTGGCGCCTTCAGCCCCTTCGGCGACATCACCACCCTGATGGTATGGCAGGCCGGCATCGTGCAATTCTACGAGTTCTTCTCGTTGTTGGTCCCCTCGGTAGTCAACTTCATCATTCCCGCTGTCCTGATGAGCCTGTTCATCAACAATCGCAAGCCGGAGGGCGTCTATGAGGATGTCTGGCTGAAGCGTGGTGCGCGCCGGATCGTCGCTCTGTTCCTGCTCACCGTGGCAACAGCGGTGGCCGCTCATACGTTGCTCCATCTGCCGCCGGTGCTGGGCATGATGACGGGTCTTGGCTATCTGCAGTTCTTTGGCTACTACCTGCGCCGCAGCCTGCCCCGTTCGCTGGAGCGCAAGCGCATTCGCTATACGGCGCGCGGCGATGAACGCAAGCTGCGTCAGTTGGGTAGCGTGGTGCCGTTCGATGTATTCAACCGCGTGGCGCGTGCCGAGTGGGATACCTTGCTGTTCTTCTACGGCGTCGTGATGGCGGTCGGCGGCCTGGGTTTCCTGGGCTACCTCGGCTTGCTCTCCGAAGCGTTGTATACCGGCTGGGATGCCACCTGGGCCAACATCACCCTGGGCCTGGTTTCGGCAGTGGTCGACAACATCCCCGTGATGTTTGCCGTGCTGACCATGCAGCCCGAGATGTCCCACGGCCATTGGCTGCTGATCACGCTGACCGCCGGTGTGGGCGGCAGCGTGCTGTCGATCGGCTCGGCGGCGGGCGTGGCGCTGATGGGCCAGGCACGCGGCAACTACACCTTCATGGGCCATCTGCGCTGGGCGCCGGTGATCGTGCTGGGCTACGCTGCCAGCGTCGCAACCCACATGTGGCTCAATGCCGGCAGCTTCAGCATCATGGGTTGA
- a CDS encoding NUDIX hydrolase — protein sequence MSIHEEEEVKPIPAVAAALVHQDRVLTIRRRNPPNAGMLALPGGRLEPGETLFEAARRELYEETGLTAGPERVLTAIDQLQHDEKGRLLSHYVIVVVSCRWTGGNAMAGDDASEMLWLDERQVREEPDLCASARRVALLLLEPQAIR from the coding sequence ATGTCGATTCATGAGGAAGAGGAAGTGAAGCCGATTCCAGCCGTGGCTGCAGCACTGGTCCATCAGGACAGGGTGTTGACGATACGGCGTCGGAATCCACCCAATGCCGGCATGCTGGCACTGCCGGGTGGCCGTCTCGAGCCGGGCGAAACCCTATTCGAGGCGGCCAGACGCGAGCTATACGAAGAGACAGGACTCACGGCCGGGCCAGAGCGGGTATTGACCGCCATCGATCAGCTCCAGCATGACGAGAAAGGCCGCCTGCTGAGCCACTATGTCATTGTCGTAGTAAGCTGTCGCTGGACAGGTGGCAACGCCATGGCAGGAGACGATGCCAGCGAGATGCTTTGGTTGGATGAGCGGCAGGTGAGGGAGGAGCCGGACCTGTGCGCTAGCGCACGACGCGTCGCCCTTCTCCTGCTCGAGCCCCAGGCAATACGATGA
- a CDS encoding Bax inhibitor-1/YccA family protein — MAYHDTHVAQHSSQAVSANKVLRNTYALLAMTLLFSAITAGAAMAMGVERMNIFVFFIGAYGLMFLVHKTANSAAGLLATFAFTGFMGFTLGPILSAYLALPNGAALIMNALAMTGLTFIGLSAVALVTKKDFSFLSNFLLAGAIVLILAMVAGLIFQIPTLMLMVSAGFVLFASAAILYQTSEIVHRAGETNYILATITLYVSIYNLFVSLLSLLGIMSND; from the coding sequence ATGGCCTATCACGACACACATGTGGCCCAGCACTCGTCCCAGGCCGTCAGTGCCAACAAGGTGCTGCGCAACACCTACGCGCTACTGGCGATGACATTGCTGTTCTCCGCCATCACAGCGGGTGCCGCCATGGCCATGGGCGTCGAGCGAATGAACATCTTCGTGTTCTTCATCGGCGCATACGGCTTGATGTTCCTGGTGCACAAGACCGCCAACTCGGCCGCCGGCCTGCTGGCCACCTTCGCCTTCACCGGCTTCATGGGCTTCACCCTCGGCCCGATCCTCAGCGCCTACCTGGCCCTGCCCAACGGCGCCGCACTGATCATGAATGCCCTGGCCATGACCGGGCTGACCTTCATCGGTCTTTCCGCCGTGGCACTGGTCACCAAGAAGGACTTCAGCTTCCTGAGCAACTTCCTGCTGGCAGGCGCCATCGTGCTGATCCTGGCCATGGTGGCAGGACTGATCTTCCAGATTCCCACTCTGATGCTGATGGTATCGGCCGGCTTCGTGCTGTTCGCCTCGGCCGCCATTCTCTATCAGACCAGCGAGATCGTGCATCGCGCCGGCGAGACCAACTACATCCTGGCCACCATCACGCTGTACGTTTCGATCTACAATCTCTTCGTCAGCCTGCTGTCGCTGCTTGGCATCATGAGCAACGACTGA
- the tusD gene encoding sulfurtransferase complex subunit TusD, with protein MRYGLLVEGAPYSSQASHSALRFAAALIARGHRLECVFFYHDGVYNAARLAAPPQDEPHLYDAWRSLHDEHGTQLQVCIAAALRRGLLDSREAERHGKSGHSVEPPFELTGLGQLIDLGREVDRLVTFAP; from the coding sequence ATGCGCTACGGTCTACTCGTCGAGGGCGCACCCTACAGCAGCCAGGCATCTCACTCCGCACTGCGATTCGCAGCCGCGCTGATCGCCAGGGGGCATCGCCTGGAGTGCGTCTTCTTCTATCATGATGGTGTCTACAACGCGGCACGCCTCGCCGCGCCGCCGCAGGATGAGCCACACCTGTACGACGCTTGGCGCTCCCTGCACGACGAGCACGGTACGCAGCTGCAGGTCTGTATCGCCGCCGCACTGCGCCGCGGTCTGCTCGATTCGCGTGAGGCCGAGCGCCACGGAAAGTCGGGGCACAGCGTCGAGCCGCCCTTCGAGCTGACGGGACTCGGCCAGTTGATCGACCTGGGGCGGGAGGTCGATCGCCTGGTGACCTTCGCTCCTTGA
- the tusC gene encoding sulfurtransferase complex subunit TusC, whose protein sequence is MMSSTVNFSGDLLVILRHAPHGSSWLREGLDTALVAAAFGQSVSLLFQSDGVLALTKGQGAGPLAQKGTAATLDMLAMYDIESLYLDPEALEHFGLGEQDLLLPAATLDAASLPRLIAGHRLVLTF, encoded by the coding sequence ATGATGTCGTCAACCGTCAATTTCAGCGGTGACCTGCTGGTCATCCTGCGCCATGCTCCACATGGCAGCAGTTGGCTGCGCGAAGGCCTCGATACCGCACTGGTGGCAGCCGCTTTCGGTCAATCGGTAAGCCTGCTGTTCCAAAGCGATGGCGTACTGGCGCTGACCAAAGGGCAGGGGGCCGGCCCACTGGCCCAGAAGGGTACGGCGGCCACGCTGGACATGCTGGCCATGTACGATATCGAGTCGCTCTATCTGGACCCGGAGGCGCTCGAGCACTTCGGACTCGGCGAGCAGGACCTGCTGCTGCCCGCCGCCACACTCGATGCCGCTTCGCTCCCACGACTCATTGCCGGGCATCGGCTGGTCCTGACATTCTGA
- the tusB gene encoding sulfurtransferase complex subunit TusB: protein MILHILNRPPSSSLVYRDALAAMDATDRLLLIEDGVLGALTAQIRHFQAIEGRLFALREDLSARGLEGQCDASVQVVDVDGFVTLTEEADKTVSWF, encoded by the coding sequence ATGATCCTGCATATTCTCAATCGACCGCCCAGTTCGAGCCTGGTGTATCGTGACGCACTCGCTGCCATGGACGCCACGGATCGACTGCTGCTGATCGAGGATGGCGTTCTGGGGGCACTGACGGCCCAGATTCGTCACTTCCAGGCGATAGAAGGTCGCCTATTCGCGCTGCGCGAGGATCTGAGCGCACGCGGTCTCGAGGGACAGTGCGACGCCAGCGTGCAGGTCGTCGACGTGGATGGCTTCGTTACGCTGACGGAAGAAGCCGACAAGACAGTGAGCTGGTTCTGA
- a CDS encoding TusE/DsrC/DsvC family sulfur relay protein encodes MASSEIARYLDTGNGRVALDPEGYLVELSEWTPAVAEALAAEEGRELTAEHWEVLEVIRRFYERYEASPAMRPLVKAVGQALGPEKGRSLHLMKLFPDSPAKVAARLAGLPKPANCL; translated from the coding sequence ATGGCTTCCTCCGAGATTGCACGCTACCTGGATACCGGCAACGGCCGCGTCGCCCTCGACCCCGAAGGCTATCTCGTCGAGCTGTCGGAATGGACCCCGGCCGTGGCCGAAGCGCTAGCCGCCGAGGAGGGGCGCGAGCTGACGGCGGAACACTGGGAGGTGCTCGAGGTGATACGCCGCTTCTATGAGCGCTATGAAGCGTCTCCGGCCATGCGTCCGCTGGTCAAGGCCGTGGGCCAGGCACTGGGGCCGGAAAAGGGTCGTTCACTGCATCTGATGAAACTCTTTCCCGATAGCCCCGCCAAGGTAGCGGCACGCCTCGCCGGGCTGCCGAAACCTGCCAACTGTCTCTGA
- the glp gene encoding gephyrin-like molybdotransferase Glp has product MSELQSVEAALAALLKDVSPVETETVPCEQAGRRVLADEVIARLDVPPFDNSAMDGYALHHEDAGKRLPIAQRIAAGYEPRLLVRGTCARIFTGAPLPPGADCVVMQEKVEVIGDAALIPPQVPADDNVRHRGNDVAAGSVLLERGQRLHGAALGYLASQGIVEVAVRRRPRVALLTSGDEIVEPGQPLAAGQIYNTNRPMLKELLERFGADVTFVASMADEAEGTRAMLALAAEQADVVVATGGVSVGEEDHVRAAIEAIGRLDLWRLALKPGKPLALGRLDASDGREVRFVGLPGNPVSSFVAAWLFLRPLMGALLDCPDLASLPRLSARADFATRTGPRRHYMRVSLDMGAQGITAHAFADQGSGVLTTCVRADALAVIPADAQINPGDSIDCLWLRGD; this is encoded by the coding sequence ATGTCTGAGCTGCAATCCGTCGAGGCGGCGCTTGCCGCCCTGTTGAAGGATGTCTCCCCCGTCGAGACGGAAACCGTGCCCTGCGAACAGGCCGGGCGGCGTGTGCTGGCCGATGAAGTCATCGCGCGTCTCGACGTGCCTCCGTTCGACAACAGCGCCATGGACGGTTATGCCCTGCACCATGAGGATGCCGGCAAGCGACTGCCCATTGCCCAGCGCATTGCCGCAGGGTACGAGCCGCGGCTACTGGTGCGGGGCACCTGCGCACGCATCTTTACCGGTGCGCCGCTGCCTCCCGGTGCCGACTGCGTGGTGATGCAGGAGAAAGTCGAAGTAATTGGCGACGCGGCGCTGATACCACCCCAGGTTCCAGCGGACGACAATGTGCGCCACCGCGGCAACGACGTGGCGGCCGGAAGCGTGTTGCTCGAACGCGGGCAGCGACTGCACGGCGCGGCCCTGGGCTACCTGGCGAGCCAAGGCATCGTCGAAGTGGCGGTACGTCGACGGCCTCGCGTTGCCCTGCTCACCAGCGGTGACGAGATCGTCGAACCGGGCCAGCCGCTGGCGGCCGGGCAGATCTACAACACCAATCGGCCCATGTTGAAGGAGCTGCTGGAGCGCTTCGGCGCCGATGTGACGTTCGTCGCCTCCATGGCCGACGAGGCCGAGGGCACGCGAGCCATGCTGGCGTTGGCTGCCGAGCAGGCCGATGTGGTAGTGGCCACCGGCGGGGTCAGCGTTGGCGAGGAGGACCATGTCAGAGCCGCCATCGAGGCGATCGGTCGGCTGGACCTGTGGCGTCTGGCACTCAAGCCCGGCAAGCCGCTGGCGCTGGGCCGGCTCGATGCCAGCGACGGGCGCGAGGTGCGCTTCGTCGGTCTGCCCGGCAATCCGGTCTCCAGCTTCGTTGCCGCCTGGCTTTTCCTGCGGCCGCTGATGGGCGCCCTGCTCGACTGCCCAGACCTTGCCAGCCTGCCCAGGCTCAGCGCACGCGCCGACTTTGCCACTCGCACCGGGCCACGACGGCATTACATGCGGGTCAGCCTGGACATGGGTGCGCAGGGCATCACGGCACATGCCTTCGCGGATCAGGGCTCGGGAGTGCTCACCACCTGCGTGAGAGCCGATGCGTTGGCCGTGATTCCGGCCGACGCCCAGATCAATCCGGGCGACAGCATCGACTGCCTGTGGCTCAGAGGCGATTGA